In Choloepus didactylus isolate mChoDid1 chromosome 18, mChoDid1.pri, whole genome shotgun sequence, a single genomic region encodes these proteins:
- the GIT1 gene encoding ARF GTPase-activating protein GIT1 isoform X2, whose translation MSRKGPRAEVCADCSAPDPGWASISRGVLVCDECCSVHRSLGRHISIVKHLRHSAWPPTLLQMVHTLASNGANSIWEHSLLDPAQVQSGRRKANPQDKVHPIKSEFIRAKYQMLAFVHKLPCRDDDGVTAKDLSKQLHSSVRTGNLETCLRLLSLGAQANFFHPEKGTTPLHVAAKAGQTLQAELLVVYGADPGSPDVNGRTPIDYARQAGHHELAERLVECQYELTDRLAFYLCGRKPDHKNGHYIIPQMADRSRQKCMSQSLDLSELAKAAKKKLQALSNRLFEELAMDVYDEVDRRENDAVWLATQNHSTLVTERSAVPFLPVNPEYSATRNQGRQKLARFNAREFATLIIDILSEAKRRQQGKSPSSPTDNLELSTRSQSDLDDQHDYDSVASDEDTDQEPLRSAGTTRNNRARSMDSSDLSDGAVTLQEYLELKKALATSEAKVQQLMKVNSSLSDELRRLQREIHKLQAENLQIRQQSGPAPSPPLPSERAEQAAMAPGGSAHRRDRQAFSMYEPGSALKPFVGPPGDELSTRLQPFHGTELEDDAIYSVHAPTGLYRIRKGVSASAVPFPPSSPLLSCPQEGSRHTSKLSRHGSGADSDYENTQSGDPLLGLEGKKFLELGKEEDFHPELETLDGDLDPGLPSTEDVILKTEQVTKNIQELLRAAQEFKHDSFVPCSEKIHLAVTEMASLFPKRPALEPVRSSLRLLNASAYRLQSECRKTVPPEPGAPVDFQLLTQQVIQCAYDIAKAAKQLVTITTREKKQ comes from the exons ACCCCGGCTGGGCCTCCATCAGCAGGGGTGTGCTGGTGTGCGACGAGTGCTGCAGTGTGCACCGGAGCCTGGGACGCCACATCTCCATCGTCAAGCACCTTCGCCACAGCGCCTGGCCCCCCACGCTTCTGCAG ATGGTGCATACACTCGCAAGCAATGGGGCCAACTCCATCTGGGAGCACTCCCTTCTGGACCCCGCACAAGTGCAAAGCGGCCGGCGCAAAGCCAATCCCCAAGACAAAGTCCA CCCCATCAAGTCTGAGTTCATCAGGGCCAAGTACCAGATGCTGGCGTTTGTGCACAAGCTTCCCTGCCGGGACGATGACGGGGTCACTGCCAAAGACCTCAGCAAG CAACTGCACTCAAGTGTGCGGACAGGCAACTTGGAGACGTGTCTGCGCCTGCTGTCCCTGGGTGCCCAGGCCAACTTCTTCCACCCAGAGAAGGGCACCACACCTCTGCATGTGGCCGCCAAGGCAGGGCAGACCCTGCAGGCTGAGCTGCTTGTAGTGTATGGAGCTGACCCCGGATCCCCCGATGTTAATGGCCGGACACCCATTGACTATGCCAG GCAGGCGGGGCACCATGAGCTGGCCGAAAGGCTAGTGGAGTGCCAGTATGAGCTCACTGACCGTTTGGCCTTCTACCTCTGCGGACGCAAGCCGG ATCACAAGAATGGGCATTACATCATCCCACAGATGGCTGACAG ATCTCGGCAAAAGTGCATGTCTCAGAG CCTAGACCTGTCCGAGCTGGCCAAAGCTGCCAAGAAGAAGCTGCAGGCG CTCAGCAACCGGCTTTTTGAGGAACTCGCCATGGACGTGTATGATGAGGTGGATCGAAGAGAGAACGATGCGG TGTGGCTGGCTACCCAGAACCACAGCACGCTGGTGACAGAGCGCAGCGCCGTGCCCTTCCTGCCTGTTAACCCCGAATACTCGGCCACACGGAATCAG GGGCGGCAGAAGTTGGCCCGCTTTAACGCTCGGGAGTTTGCCACCTTGATCATCGACATCCTCAGCGAGGCCAAGCGGCGGCAGCAGGGCAAGAGCCCGAGCAGCCCCACAG ACAACCTCGAGCTGTCCACACGGAGCCAGAGCGACCTCGACGACCAGCACGACTATGACAGCGTGGCCTCCGACGAGGACACGGACCAGGAGCCCCTGCGCAGTGCCGGCACCACGCGCAACAACCGTGCCCGG AGCATGGACTCTTCGGACCTGTCCGACGGGGCCGTGACGCTGCAGGAGTACCTGGAGCTGAAGAAGGCCCTGGCGACCTCCGAGGCAAAGGTGCAGCAGCTCATGAAAGTCAACAGTAGCTTGAGTGATGAGCTGCGGAGGCTGCAGAGGGAG ATCCACAAGCTACAGGCAGAGAACCTGCAGATCCGGCAGCAGTCGGGGCCTGCACCCTCGCCCCCACTGCCCAGTGAGCGGGCAGAGCAAGCGGCCATGGCGCCTGGCGGGAGTGCCCACCGTAGGGACCGCCAGGCCTTCTCCATGTACGAGCCAGGCTCGGCCCTGAAGCCCTTTGTGGGCCCACCTGGCGACGAGCTCAGCACACGGCTCCAGCCTTTCCACGGCACC GAGCTGGAGGATGATGCCATCTATTCGGTGCATGCCCCTACCGGCCTCTACCGG ATCCGGAAGGGGGTGTCTGCCTCAGCTGTGCCcttccccccctcctccccactgctGTCCTGCCCCCAGGAAGGAAGCCGCCACACA AGCAAGCTTTCCCGCCATGGCAGTGGTGCTGACAGCGACTATGAGAACACACAGAGTGGGGACCCACTGCTCGG GCTGGAAGGGAAGAAGTTTCTAGAGCTGGGCAAGGAGGAGGACTTCCACCCTGAGTTAGAAACCCTGGACGGGGACCTAGATCCTGGGCTTCCCAGCACCGAGGACGTCATCCTGAAGACGGAGCAGGTCACCAAGAACATCCAGGAATTGTTGCGGGCTGCCCAGGAATTCAAACATGACAG CTTTGTGCCCTGCTCAGAGAAGATCCATCTGGCTGTGACTGAGATGGCCTCGCTCTTCCCAAAG AGGCCAGCCCTGGAGCCCGTGCGCAGCTCACTGCGGCTGCTCAACGCCAGCGCCTACCGGCTGCAGAGTGAGTGCCGGAAGACCGTGCCCCCAGAGCCCGGCGCCCCTGTGGACTTCCAGCTGCTGACACAGCAGGTGATCCAGTGCGCCTATGACATCGCCAAGGCTGCCAAGCAGCTGGTCACCATCACCACCCGCGAGAAGAAGCAGTGA
- the GIT1 gene encoding ARF GTPase-activating protein GIT1 isoform X1: MSRKGPRAEVCADCSAPDPGWASISRGVLVCDECCSVHRSLGRHISIVKHLRHSAWPPTLLQMVHTLASNGANSIWEHSLLDPAQVQSGRRKANPQDKVHPIKSEFIRAKYQMLAFVHKLPCRDDDGVTAKDLSKQLHSSVRTGNLETCLRLLSLGAQANFFHPEKGTTPLHVAAKAGQTLQAELLVVYGADPGSPDVNGRTPIDYARQAGHHELAERLVECQYELTDRLAFYLCGRKPDHKNGHYIIPQMADSLDLSELAKAAKKKLQALSNRLFEELAMDVYDEVDRRENDAVWLATQNHSTLVTERSAVPFLPVNPEYSATRNQGRQKLARFNAREFATLIIDILSEAKRRQQGKSPSSPTDNLELSTRSQSDLDDQHDYDSVASDEDTDQEPLRSAGTTRNNRARSMDSSDLSDGAVTLQEYLELKKALATSEAKVQQLMKVNSSLSDELRRLQREIHKLQAENLQIRQQSGPAPSPPLPSERAEQAAMAPGGSAHRRDRQAFSMYEPGSALKPFVGPPGDELSTRLQPFHGTELEDDAIYSVHAPTGLYRIRKGVSASAVPFPPSSPLLSCPQEGSRHTSKLSRHGSGADSDYENTQSGDPLLGLEGKKFLELGKEEDFHPELETLDGDLDPGLPSTEDVILKTEQVTKNIQELLRAAQEFKHDSFVPCSEKIHLAVTEMASLFPKRPALEPVRSSLRLLNASAYRLQSECRKTVPPEPGAPVDFQLLTQQVIQCAYDIAKAAKQLVTITTREKKQ, from the exons ACCCCGGCTGGGCCTCCATCAGCAGGGGTGTGCTGGTGTGCGACGAGTGCTGCAGTGTGCACCGGAGCCTGGGACGCCACATCTCCATCGTCAAGCACCTTCGCCACAGCGCCTGGCCCCCCACGCTTCTGCAG ATGGTGCATACACTCGCAAGCAATGGGGCCAACTCCATCTGGGAGCACTCCCTTCTGGACCCCGCACAAGTGCAAAGCGGCCGGCGCAAAGCCAATCCCCAAGACAAAGTCCA CCCCATCAAGTCTGAGTTCATCAGGGCCAAGTACCAGATGCTGGCGTTTGTGCACAAGCTTCCCTGCCGGGACGATGACGGGGTCACTGCCAAAGACCTCAGCAAG CAACTGCACTCAAGTGTGCGGACAGGCAACTTGGAGACGTGTCTGCGCCTGCTGTCCCTGGGTGCCCAGGCCAACTTCTTCCACCCAGAGAAGGGCACCACACCTCTGCATGTGGCCGCCAAGGCAGGGCAGACCCTGCAGGCTGAGCTGCTTGTAGTGTATGGAGCTGACCCCGGATCCCCCGATGTTAATGGCCGGACACCCATTGACTATGCCAG GCAGGCGGGGCACCATGAGCTGGCCGAAAGGCTAGTGGAGTGCCAGTATGAGCTCACTGACCGTTTGGCCTTCTACCTCTGCGGACGCAAGCCGG ATCACAAGAATGGGCATTACATCATCCCACAGATGGCTGACAG CCTAGACCTGTCCGAGCTGGCCAAAGCTGCCAAGAAGAAGCTGCAGGCG CTCAGCAACCGGCTTTTTGAGGAACTCGCCATGGACGTGTATGATGAGGTGGATCGAAGAGAGAACGATGCGG TGTGGCTGGCTACCCAGAACCACAGCACGCTGGTGACAGAGCGCAGCGCCGTGCCCTTCCTGCCTGTTAACCCCGAATACTCGGCCACACGGAATCAG GGGCGGCAGAAGTTGGCCCGCTTTAACGCTCGGGAGTTTGCCACCTTGATCATCGACATCCTCAGCGAGGCCAAGCGGCGGCAGCAGGGCAAGAGCCCGAGCAGCCCCACAG ACAACCTCGAGCTGTCCACACGGAGCCAGAGCGACCTCGACGACCAGCACGACTATGACAGCGTGGCCTCCGACGAGGACACGGACCAGGAGCCCCTGCGCAGTGCCGGCACCACGCGCAACAACCGTGCCCGG AGCATGGACTCTTCGGACCTGTCCGACGGGGCCGTGACGCTGCAGGAGTACCTGGAGCTGAAGAAGGCCCTGGCGACCTCCGAGGCAAAGGTGCAGCAGCTCATGAAAGTCAACAGTAGCTTGAGTGATGAGCTGCGGAGGCTGCAGAGGGAG ATCCACAAGCTACAGGCAGAGAACCTGCAGATCCGGCAGCAGTCGGGGCCTGCACCCTCGCCCCCACTGCCCAGTGAGCGGGCAGAGCAAGCGGCCATGGCGCCTGGCGGGAGTGCCCACCGTAGGGACCGCCAGGCCTTCTCCATGTACGAGCCAGGCTCGGCCCTGAAGCCCTTTGTGGGCCCACCTGGCGACGAGCTCAGCACACGGCTCCAGCCTTTCCACGGCACC GAGCTGGAGGATGATGCCATCTATTCGGTGCATGCCCCTACCGGCCTCTACCGG ATCCGGAAGGGGGTGTCTGCCTCAGCTGTGCCcttccccccctcctccccactgctGTCCTGCCCCCAGGAAGGAAGCCGCCACACA AGCAAGCTTTCCCGCCATGGCAGTGGTGCTGACAGCGACTATGAGAACACACAGAGTGGGGACCCACTGCTCGG GCTGGAAGGGAAGAAGTTTCTAGAGCTGGGCAAGGAGGAGGACTTCCACCCTGAGTTAGAAACCCTGGACGGGGACCTAGATCCTGGGCTTCCCAGCACCGAGGACGTCATCCTGAAGACGGAGCAGGTCACCAAGAACATCCAGGAATTGTTGCGGGCTGCCCAGGAATTCAAACATGACAG CTTTGTGCCCTGCTCAGAGAAGATCCATCTGGCTGTGACTGAGATGGCCTCGCTCTTCCCAAAG AGGCCAGCCCTGGAGCCCGTGCGCAGCTCACTGCGGCTGCTCAACGCCAGCGCCTACCGGCTGCAGAGTGAGTGCCGGAAGACCGTGCCCCCAGAGCCCGGCGCCCCTGTGGACTTCCAGCTGCTGACACAGCAGGTGATCCAGTGCGCCTATGACATCGCCAAGGCTGCCAAGCAGCTGGTCACCATCACCACCCGCGAGAAGAAGCAGTGA